The window AAGTGTTGGGCATGCATGGATGTTTGTGTTCTTATGCAGGCATGACAAGGAGGCAATGGTAGGTGGGGGctcatgataatatatttgaGCCCCATATCAGTGGGATTGGTTGGTGTGCTTACCAAGTACTTGGTTGACACCTCTTCCAGAATGAATGCCCTGTGTTAGGCCTGTGAAAGCCAGCAATTAGTTAAGAaagaagatgatgaagaagaaaagaagttgGTGAGCTCTTCTAGAAATCATATGTCATTGGGTTCCTGAAGCATTTGGTAGCCTGTCAGAGTTAGCATCATCACATTAGCTTTCAAGTGGTTTGATTCCTGGGATCCTTTTCATGGATTAACAACTCTCATTTGAATTGGAAGCAGCTTATTGCCATCAGGATTTAAAGTCACACTGCCATACTTCAACTCCTGCCATTGCCAGTGAAGAGGTAGAGAAAAATTGTTGCCATGCCACAAGCAGCCAGTGGTTAGGTGGAACCAAAAGCCCATGACAGTTCCCTCCTCTAGAAGCCTTCCCAACCCCCCAGGTTTCATTGTCATAAAGGCATGGGTACCATGGTGGGTAGGTAGCCATTTCCTATCCTTGCTTGTTTCTTACAGTCCTTCAGGGAGGTTGgtggatgagttaaaaggaggggAGTGAGGTCAGAGAGAAGAGGGTGTCAAGAGACATTTGTGCCCCTTCCTCTTTCAGCTAAGGGGGCAATGAATGCACCACTTGACCTCAGAAGAAAAGCTGCCATCTTTTTCCATCTTGTAGGGTCCTGAGCTCTGCTGGAGAGCTGGAAACCCTGGGTTCATCTCACATCTGCCAACTTCCTCCTCTGGAACAGGGTCACAGTCCACCTTGACTGGTCAAGAGATCACCAAGATGTAACAATGGGTAGATGTCTATCAATCAGTGAGAAACACTGGATGAGTGTGCAGCAGCAGAAATGCATTAATTGAATGAAGCACACACCAGCTGTTGGAGCTGGATTGATGAGTAGCCAAGGATCTCACTTCTCCCCAGATGATTGTTCTTGTCATCCCCCATCCTTCTACCTCTGCTTGGGCCTCCTGATAGTGTTCTCAGTGTAGCGGTGACCGGTGGATGGCAAGTATATTAATGAGTACTCTGCTGATTATACTGTCAATAGATTTATTAGCAAGGGAGGTAAACCAGTTCTCTTCAGAGGGGACATCCAATGAAGAACAAACTGAAGATTAATGATTCATTTCTccttcaataataaaaaataacacaTAATTTTACGTATAAAAAGGGGTAGAGATGTCTTCATAGTATTTAATGCATACGTTAATTATGGATTTCTTGATAGTTCTAAAATTCTCGTGTCATTATCTAAATTCAACTTTTAATCTCCGACAAGAAATTATATTGCTCTCCAAATCCTACTAGCTTCTAATCTCTTGTATACGCTCAAGCTAATTATAAGGAATGCGGTATTAGTAGTAGGTAAAACAGTTCTCCACTTGTTACACAAACATATAGGAGAGAGAATAAAGGAAGATAAGGGTTGGTCAACAAATTGATGGATTCTCTCTTCCTCCTACACTCCACACAGATAAGTTAGCTTCTAGAAGCCTTTTTTTCTTTAATCCATcgaagatggagagagagagagagagagagagagagagagagagcgaagtAAGATTAATATAGAACTAGAAAGACTCACGTAAAAGAAGGCCTACCTAACAAATCCAACCCCCGGTTTTGTTGCCACTCGATCCTTGCATCAATTCAATGCAAGCTCACACCTTCCCCCTCCTCTCGTATAAATCCATCCTCCCTTctcgctctctttctctcttccctTGTCCCACTCCTCCCTTCTGATTCTTTCTCTTGTTTATGCTCTTTGCTCTCTCATCGCAAAGTGTAGTCCACAGAGTACCCCGCTGCACAGGTGTTGGGAATATGGGCAGGTCTCCGTGCTGTGAGAAGGCTCATACCAACAAGGGAGCATGGACCAAGGAGGAAGACGAGAAGCTCGTCTCCTACATCAAAGCCCATGGTGAAGGTTGCTGGAGATCACTCCCCAAAGCTGCAGGTCCTCTTCGGAGCACTTCATGCgcagctagcaagctagctagcaattcCATTCAGCTCTGCAGCTCATGCTGTTCTCCGCTTGCCTGCAGGTTTGCTTCGATGCGGAAAGAGCTGCAGGCTCAGGTGGATAAACTACCTCCGGCCCGACCTCAAGCGAGGCAACTTcacggaggaggaagacgagCACATCATCAAGCTACATGGCGTGCTCGGGAACAAGTATGTCATCTTGCAGTCCCAATAAGATGAATGTTTCCCTTGCTTAGGTGAAGAACCTTTCTGAGTTGCATGCGACGGTGGTTGATGATCCAGATGGTCCCTCATCGCCGGTCGGCTACCGGGGaggaccgacaacgagatcaagaactactggaacacgcaCATCAAGCGGAAGCTCCTCGGCCGAGGCATCGATCCCCAGACTCATCGCCCGATCCCCCAACAACCGGAAACCGCCATGGTGCAGGACATGGCGGCTGCCGTACAAGCCCCGGCCGAGtactcctcctccgacgaggctaACTGCGGCGGCGCCAGCCAAGACGACGTCCGTTACATCGACCTCAACCTCGACCTCTCCATAAGCCTCCCTCAGCACTCCCCAAAACGTGCCCCGCCTTCACAGGCTCTCTCATCAGCTGCGACCAGCAGTTACTCTCCAGCCACCATCTGTTTGTGTCGCCATCTTGGTTTCCAAGGTAGTGAAGCTTGCAGCTGCCGTAACACCGCACACCCTAATGTACTAAGAGTTATCAGACCATTAGAAGAAGCTCAAAACTAGCGGAGACTCTCCAAAGACTATATGAAAACAGCATTACTTCCTCTCAGTGCGGAAGCCTGTCTTGGTCTTTTTGAAATGCTCAAGTCGTAGGGTTTAATCTTTCTTTACGTTTTCTGTGCTTTCATGGTGCAAGCAAAGGGAGGCCAAAGGTGATGGGGAATGGTGGCCATGGATGCCAGTTTCCTTGTGTCGGGTGTCTCACTGGAACCATTTTGTTCAACGATATGTGATGTGGTTTGGTAGGTTAACCTGATCTTCACTAAATAAATGAAAAgtactctgagagagagagagagagacagacagaGAGAAACTAGGGTTTGTTGGTCTGAGGATGAACAGAGTGTGTCATGTGCAATGGAAGTGTGGCTAATCATTGTTTAATCTTCTCTGTGACACACTGCTCATGGCAATATAGCTCTGGAGACTGTTCTAAGTACTCTATCCATTATTTGTGGTTATGTATGGCAGAACAAGTTCCGAGCTCAAGGATGGTATGTGGATTAATTATATCTACTTAAGCATGTGTTATTGTTGACCCTCTAAATGACATGAATTAAGAAGATTTTTTGTATTGAGAAAGTCTTGTTATAGTGGACTTTGCACTTTCGTAGTTGGCGTTAGCTAACGCTAAAGAAAGTGGTGTGGCTCTTTCCAACTTGATTGCGATAAATCGACTACTCGACGCCTATACGTCATTATTCCTTTGACAATGACCAAAATCTCTTCATCATTGTCTTGAGACAAATTTATACGTAAGATTTCCTGCATGCATTACTGTGTTAGCGTGGAGATGCACCAATGATGTAGGCATAGACTTCTAAATGATCCGATAAGCTTATTGGTTTCGGATGTGAATCCGAACCGAAGACTTCGCTGATCCGAATAGCGGAGTCGCGCTTGTCATTTGGGCTGATTCCTCCCAAATCGATGGAGCGGTCAATCGGTTTAAACTCGGCTTCGTCTCCTCCCGCGGCGATGCTCCGTAGTTCCCCCAACCCTTCGCCTTCTCGCTGCCTCTGCCCCCGATTCCGTCCCCCCTtcatccctccctccctccatcCCCATCGGTTTATTGATCTCTTGTTGCGTTGTTCTTCGAGATCTTGTTCGCGACCGTGAACGGATGGATGCTCTGCGGGACTCTTGGCTGGTGAGTTTTTGATCTGTTCGCTGGTTCTGTGCGCACGCGTGATATTGGAATCGAAGAATTGTATTGGCACGATTTGCAGGTCGATCCGTCTACGCAGGATCGATTCAAGCATTAGGGTTTCTAGTTCTTCATTTGTGTTCGGGTGTTGTGTTAGCGTGTAGGTTCTTCGTTTCTAATTCTTGAGATTGCTGAAATCTTTCACGAGTCTCAACAAATTGTGGATCCATTATAAGAGAAACATGAACAAAACCTTTACAGGTCTTACCTCCAAATGTATTCTCTACATATGGGTCTTTATGTTATCTTATTTTGGATGGATGTTCCAATAGTTTAATACAGATTCACTTGGAAGGAAACAGAGTGCCTTGGCCAAAATAACTCGGCTTCATAGTATGTTTCCCAGGGGAAAAAAAGGTGAAAAGACACTATGTGTGTCCAGTATCATTACTGGCATCGATAGTTTAGACGCTAAATCCACTCTATGATACTGCTTGAGCATATGATGTTGGTGTACTTTCA of the Musa acuminata AAA Group cultivar baxijiao chromosome BXJ2-10, Cavendish_Baxijiao_AAA, whole genome shotgun sequence genome contains:
- the LOC103974169 gene encoding myb-related protein 308-like yields the protein MLFALSSQSVVHRVPRCTGVGNMGRSPCCEKAHTNKGAWTKEEDEKLVSYIKAHGEGCWRSLPKAAGLLRCGKSCRLRWINYLRPDLKRGNFTEEEDEHIIKLHGVLGNKWSLIAGRLPGRTDNEIKNYWNTHIKRKLLGRGIDPQTHRPIPQQPETAMVQDMAAAVQAPAEYSSSDEANCGGASQDDVRYIDLNLDLSISLPQHSPKRAPPSQALSSAATSSYSPATICLCRHLGFQGSEACSCRNTAHPNVLRVIRPLEEAQN